A window of the Lactuca sativa cultivar Salinas chromosome 7, Lsat_Salinas_v11, whole genome shotgun sequence genome harbors these coding sequences:
- the LOC111893329 gene encoding probable sugar phosphate/phosphate translocator At2g25520, giving the protein MGKGGALSEGVLRKIILSYTYVAIWIFLSFTVIVYNKYILDRKMYNWPYPISLTMIHMGFCSSLAYVLVNVLKVVEPVQMSRDVYLKSVVPIGLLYSLSLWLSNSAYIYLSVSFIQMLKALMPVAVYSIGVLLKKESFKGQTMSNMLSISFGVAIAAYGEAQFNTWGVTLQLGAVCFEATRLVLIQILLTSKGITFNPITSLYYVAPCCLAFLSIPWMIVEFPKLRDTSSFHFDYLIFGTNSVCAFALNLAVFLLVGKTSALTMNVAGVVKDWLLIAFSWSVIKDTVTPINLFGYVIAFMGVAYYNHAKLQALKAKESEKKASQPDDESGKLLEDRETEKSTRKNESDN; this is encoded by the coding sequence ATGGGGAAAGGAGGAGCCTTGAGCGAAGGTGTATTGAGGAAAATCATACTCTCCTACACATACGTCGCGATTTGGATCTTCTTAAGCTTCACTGTAATCGTCTACAACAAATACATCTTGGATCGAAAGATGTACAATTGGCCTTACCCGATCTCACTAACCATGATTCACATGGGGTTTTGTTCTTCATTAGCTTACGTTCTCGTCAATGTCCTCAAAGTCGTCGAACCAGTTCAAATGAGTCGCGATGTTTATCTGAAATCCGTCGTCCCAATCGGTTTGCTTTACTCTCTTAGCTTATGGCTCTCCAATTCCGCTTACATTTATCTCTCTGTGTCCTTTATTCAAATGCTTAAAGCCCTAATGCCTGTCGCCGTTTATTCAATCGGCGTTTTACTCAAAAAAGAGAGTTTCAAAGGCCAAACCATGAGCAACATGCTTTCGATCTCATTCGGCGTTGCGATTGCTGCTTATGGTGAAGCCCAATTCAATACATGGGGTGTTACGTTACAGTTAGGCGCTGTTTGTTTCGAAGCTACTCGATTAGTTCTGATCCAAATCCTATTAACCTCAAAAGGAATCACATTCAATCCAATCACCTCCCTCTACTACGTCGCCCCTTGTTGTTTAGCTTTCTTATCAATTCCATGGATGATTGTCGAGTTCCCTAAACTAAGAGACACATCAAGTTTCCATTTTGATTACTTAATCTTCGGGACAAACTCCGTGTGTGCTTTTGCATTGAATCTTGCTGTGTTCTTACTTGTCGGCAAGACTTCAGCTTTAACCATGAATGTTGCTGGGGTTGTTAAAGATTGGTTGTTGATTGCATTTTCATGGTCTGTGATTAAGGATACTGTGACACCCATCAATCTTTTTGGTTACGTGATTGCTTTCATGGGTGTTGCTTATTACAATCACGCAAAGTTGCAGGCTCTTAAAGCTAAGGAATCAGAGAAGAAAGCATCACAGCCTGATGATGAATCTGGGAAGTTATTGGAGGACAGAGAAACTGAAAAATCAACCAGGAAAAATGAGTCTGATAATTGA